AAAGAACTTACTGATAAGCCTTTCGGCGTTAACTTGTTGTTGCAGAATCTGGCGGCCGCTGATTTATTGAAAGTGATAATTAAAGAAAGAATAAAAGTTGTTTTTACCGGCGGAGGAAATCCTTTGCCGATTTTTCCTTACCTTCAGGTAGCCGGGATTAAAATAATACCCGTCGTTCCCTTTTCCCGTCTGGCCAAAAAGATGGAAGACAACGGCGCTGATGCCGTAGTTGTTGAGGGGACAGAATCGGGAGGACACATCGGAGAAGACACTACATTTTGTCTGATTCCTCAAACAAAAGAAAAGCTTAAAGGCATTCCCCTCGTAGCGGCCGGAGGAATTTACGACGGAAAAACAGCAGCCGCAGCTCTTATTTTGGGAGCAGACGGTTTCCAAATGGGGACAAGATTTTTGGCCAGCAAAGAATGCCAGGTCCATGAAAATTACAAAAAAGCCATAATAGACGCTATTGATGAAGATATCGTTCCTGTGGCCAGATTTACCGGTCATCCCTTAAGGATGCTTAAGAACGCCTTGACCGAAAAGGTTAAAGAATTGGAAGCGAAAAATCCTTTCCCGGAAGAAATAAAAGCCGAGAAATACGCCGGATCGCGGGCGGAAACAGGAAATATTGATCAGTCTCCCCTGCTTTGCGGAATTTGCGCCGGAGGGATAAAAGAAATTAAAACTTGCCAAGAAATAATAGACGACATTGTTAAAGGAATTGAAGAGGCGGTCAGAACCGCTTCAGAAAAATTACTTTAAAAATTTATGAATTTTATAATGTCTTGGTTTTGCAAAATTTGCGTAAAACCATTGGTTGATAAATTTCTCA
This DNA window, taken from Candidatus Nealsonbacteria bacterium CG07_land_8_20_14_0_80_39_13, encodes the following:
- a CDS encoding enoyl-[acyl-carrier-protein] reductase FabK, with product MFENNKLTKLLDIKYPIIQGGMAGVSESILVSAVSNAGGLGVIGSGFFPSKWLEEEIKKTKELTDKPFGVNLLLQNLAAADLLKVIIKERIKVVFTGGGNPLPIFPYLQVAGIKIIPVVPFSRLAKKMEDNGADAVVVEGTESGGHIGEDTTFCLIPQTKEKLKGIPLVAAGGIYDGKTAAAALILGADGFQMGTRFLASKECQVHENYKKAIIDAIDEDIVPVARFTGHPLRMLKNALTEKVKELEAKNPFPEEIKAEKYAGSRAETGNIDQSPLLCGICAGGIKEIKTCQEIIDDIVKGIEEAVRTASEKLL